The Streptomyces sp. NBC_01317 genomic interval CGGGGCAGCAGTGACGCGGACGTGTTCGAGCTGGAACTGCACGGTTCCCAGCTGGAGTTCGCCACCCATCCGCAGACGGACATGGGGGAACTGTCGCGGGAGATCATGAGGTGGCGGGCGGAGGCGGCCGATCACGCGGCGAACGCCGGGGCCGCGGTGGCCGCGCTGGCGACCTCGCCGCTGACGGTGGGGCCGTCCATCAACCCGGGCGAGCGCTTCGACTGGCTCAAGGAACAGTTCGGGCTGACCGCGCAGGAGCAGATCACCTGCGGCTGCCACGTCCATGTGGCCGTGGAGTCGGACGACGAGGGTGTGGCGGTGCTCGACCGGATCCGGCCGTGGCTGTCGGTCCTGCTCGCGATGAGCGCGAACTCCCCCTTCTGGCAGACCAACGACACCCGGTACAGCAGTTACCGCAGCCGTGTCTGGGGCCGGTGGCCGTCGGCGGGGCCCGTGGAGGTCTTCGGCTCCGCCGAGCGCTACCACGCCCAGGTCGACGCCATGGTCGGCACCGGCGCCCTGCGCGACACCGGGATGATCTACTTCGACGCCCGGCTCTCGGCGGCCTGGCCGACGGTGGAGATCCGGGTGGCGGACGTCTGCCTGGACGCCTCCACCACGGTGCTGATCGCCACGCTGGTCCGGGCGTTGGTGGAGACGGCGGCCCGGGACTGGCGGGCGGGCAAGCCGGTGGTCGACCCGGGGGTCGGGCTGCTGAGGCTGGCGGCGTGGCGGGCCGGCCGGTCCGGGCTGGACGACGAGCTGATCAACCCCGAGACCATGAAGCCGGACCGCGCGGAGTCCGTCGTGGGGGCGCTGCTCGCCCATGTCCGTGACGCGCTGGACGACAGCGGGGACCTGATCGCCGCGCAGGACGCGGTGGCCCACCTGCTCAAGACCGGCAACGGCGCCCGCGTACAACGCGAACTGTTCGAGCGGACCGGGAGCTTGCGCGAAATGGTCGCGGAGTGCGCCCGGCGCACGTCGGCGGGCCCGGCCTGACCGACCGGGTCGGGCGGGGTGTCCTGACCGGCCGGTCAGGACACCCCGCCCGGGTGGTGGCGGCGATAGTGGCGTGCGACGCGGGCGCGGTTGCCGCAGCCCGCCGAGCACCACTCC includes:
- a CDS encoding glutamate--cysteine ligase, which encodes MRSVGVEEELLLVDASTGEPRALSAAVLAFASRGSSDADVFELELHGSQLEFATHPQTDMGELSREIMRWRAEAADHAANAGAAVAALATSPLTVGPSINPGERFDWLKEQFGLTAQEQITCGCHVHVAVESDDEGVAVLDRIRPWLSVLLAMSANSPFWQTNDTRYSSYRSRVWGRWPSAGPVEVFGSAERYHAQVDAMVGTGALRDTGMIYFDARLSAAWPTVEIRVADVCLDASTTVLIATLVRALVETAARDWRAGKPVVDPGVGLLRLAAWRAGRSGLDDELINPETMKPDRAESVVGALLAHVRDALDDSGDLIAAQDAVAHLLKTGNGARVQRELFERTGSLREMVAECARRTSAGPA